The sequence CCAGAGGATACAACTACCAACAAAATACGACAATTGGAGAATGAATTAGTTGGTCGCAAAATTGAGGAGTTTTTTCCTACACCCCCTTTGGTAGTAGAAAGAATGCTCTCCATTGCTCAACTTAAACCAGGAATGCGTGTCCTTGAACCATCTGCCGGTAATGGGGCAATTGCTGAAGCTATTGCTAGTAAGATTGACGGTTCACCAGATGTTATTGAGATTAATTCTACTCTCCGGGAAATTCTGAGGTTGAAAAATCTAAATCTTGTAGGTTCTGATTTCTTGGAATTTCAGCCAACCATCCTCTATGATGCTGTGCTATTAAATCCGCCGTTTAGTGAAGAAATCAGCCATATCCAGAAGGCTTATCAGTGCCGGCATAAACAGGGGATTTTGGTAAGTGTCGCCAGCACTAAGGTTTTGTTTCGCTCTACTACCAAATACCAAGCTTTTAAAAGTTGGCTCAATAAAGTAGGTGCTGAAATAGAGGAACTCCCTGATGGTTCTTTCACCAAATCACGAATCCGTACCACTGAAGTTGCTACCATTCTCATCACCATTAAACCCCAATGAAAATCATTGTCCAAGCTAATCCACCACTGACATTGTGGGATTGTCCTGAATTTCCACCCGATAACGTCTGTGTCAAGGTAATAAGAGAGGCGGTTGTCAACAGTAGTCACATCGTAATTGAACAAGCTCACGACACCATTTATTCCGGGGAATCAGAAGAAATCGACTCGGACGAATACGATTACTATCTGTACGGCCCGCAGCGCTGGTAATTAAGCCTTAATACGACTGGTTGAATAATGGGGTTGGAAATCCCCCTTTCCAACCCTAGTTTATAATACCAAACAAACTGGAACAACTAACGATGAACCAATCCGAACTATTAGACAAATTAACTTCTGCTTTACCTATTCATCTTTATGGGGTCGGAGTAGCCAAATCATTCCAACATCTCTGCCATGAAATTGAGGACGGGGAAACTCAAATTATATGGGAGAATTCCCGACCTCTTCGCGTCGTACAAATTGCTTTTGTTGAAATATTTTCTCACGACGGCAAAACTTTAGTTGAAGACCGGCAAGAGTTTACAGATGGCCGTATCCGTCGCCGGGGGTTTAGGGGAATCTCTGAAAAACTTAAACCTTCTGAAGATAGTTTAGATGGGGCTAAACGTGGAATCATTGAGGAACTTGGGTTAAACCCAGAATCACTTAAACTAGAATTTGTTGGGATGGATATTCGGGAAAAGGAAAGTGGTTCTTATCCTGGTTTAATGACACGGTACACTAAGTTTCATTATAAGACCGAAATCCCTCTCGAAATGTACCAAGACCAATACATTGAGAACTGTTCAGATGGCATTAAAACCTTTTTTGTCTGGGAGTAACAGTTTATCAAACATAAGTGATATTGGTGCCGGTGTGCCAAATTGTCAAAGAGGATAGTAATGGGCAAAATTGTTAAGTTTTCCGCAGTCCACCGGCATAAGTTGTCGAATTAGCCAATATCTGACTCCAAAGGCTATCTGGTGTCAAGCGATCTGCCAGGAGCTTACTGCTCA comes from Ancylothrix sp. D3o and encodes:
- a CDS encoding class I SAM-dependent methyltransferase encodes the protein MKQLTLWNGESGCPTIPNPRIANKLRELADNLTPQINRLIDSSISNQRPTARRIKIAESMRSEGKQLQHVQAALLYLASLHESGKVPPILENIRTRKAVEFFIRNSGYSPDKLISHYRDELASWGIETTSEFVEAVNILNSMKVPEDTTTNKIRQLENELVGRKIEEFFPTPPLVVERMLSIAQLKPGMRVLEPSAGNGAIAEAIASKIDGSPDVIEINSTLREILRLKNLNLVGSDFLEFQPTILYDAVLLNPPFSEEISHIQKAYQCRHKQGILVSVASTKVLFRSTTKYQAFKSWLNKVGAEIEELPDGSFTKSRIRTTEVATILITIKPQ